A part of Fervidobacterium thailandense genomic DNA contains:
- the rplK gene encoding 50S ribosomal protein L11, with amino-acid sequence MAKKVIAQVRLVLEAGKATPAPPVGPALGQRGVNLMEFCKKFNAVTADKAGMLIPVVVTVYDDRSFTFVTKTPPASFLLKRAAKINSGSSEPKRKTVGRVTRQQIREIAELKMPDLNANDIEAAMKIIEGTARSMGLEVVD; translated from the coding sequence ATGGCTAAGAAGGTTATCGCACAGGTTAGGTTGGTCCTCGAAGCCGGAAAAGCAACACCAGCGCCTCCAGTTGGACCTGCTCTCGGTCAAAGAGGCGTCAACTTGATGGAATTCTGTAAGAAGTTCAACGCGGTAACGGCTGATAAAGCTGGAATGCTTATCCCGGTTGTTGTTACCGTCTACGATGACAGGTCGTTCACGTTTGTAACGAAAACTCCTCCTGCGAGCTTCTTGCTCAAGCGTGCAGCGAAGATCAACTCTGGTTCGAGCGAACCGAAGAGGAAGACAGTTGGAAGGGTGACCCGCCAGCAGATTAGGGAAATTGCCGAACTCAAGATGCCAGACCTCAACGCAAACGACATTGAAGCGGCCATGAAAATCATCGAAGGAACTGCACGCAGCATGGGTCTGGAAGTAGTTGACTGA
- the rplA gene encoding 50S ribosomal protein L1 has translation MPKHSRRYNEVRKLVDREKAYSLDEAVELVKKTATAKFDETIEMHLKTNIDYRKSEQNIRSTISLPHGTGKTVRVLVFAKGEKAEEAKNAGADYVGGEELVDKIINENFFDFDVAIATPDMMKVIGKLGKVLGPRGLMPNPKTGTVTDDVATAVSEFKKGKVEVRTDKTGNIHLPVGKASFDPEKLKENIKAAYEQILTLRPAGVKGHFIKKAVIASTMGPGIKLDLNTIAEGKK, from the coding sequence ATGCCAAAACACTCCAGAAGGTACAATGAAGTAAGGAAGTTAGTTGATAGAGAGAAGGCTTATTCTCTCGATGAGGCGGTGGAATTGGTAAAGAAAACAGCTACAGCCAAATTCGATGAGACCATCGAAATGCACTTGAAAACGAATATTGACTACAGAAAAAGTGAGCAGAACATAAGAAGCACAATATCGCTCCCACATGGAACTGGTAAGACCGTTCGAGTGCTTGTTTTTGCAAAGGGTGAAAAAGCAGAAGAGGCAAAGAACGCAGGTGCAGATTACGTCGGCGGAGAAGAACTTGTTGATAAGATTATTAACGAGAACTTCTTTGATTTCGACGTTGCAATCGCCACACCTGATATGATGAAGGTTATCGGTAAGCTCGGTAAGGTCCTCGGCCCAAGGGGATTGATGCCGAACCCGAAGACTGGAACGGTCACGGACGATGTGGCAACAGCAGTTAGCGAGTTCAAGAAAGGTAAGGTCGAGGTCAGAACGGATAAGACGGGAAACATCCACCTGCCAGTTGGAAAGGCTTCTTTCGACCCAGAGAAGCTCAAGGAAAACATAAAGGCTGCGTACGAGCAGATACTCACACTCAGACCAGCGGGTGTTAAGGGACACTTCATTAAGAAAGCCGTTATCGCATCCACAATGGGTCCTGGAATAAAACTTGATCTGAACACGATAGCGGAAGGTAAGAAGTAA